From Cronobacter turicensis z3032, the proteins below share one genomic window:
- the dgoR gene encoding Galactonate operon transcriptional repressor — MKGTHNMTKTDRIIVTLGRQIVGGKYVPGAALPAEADLCEEFETSRNIIREVYRSLMAKRLIEMKRYRGAFVAPRNQWNYLDTEVLQWVLEHDDDPRLIASMSEVRNLVEPAIARWAAERATSSDLARIEAALNDMIANNQDRDAFNEADIRYHEAVLEAVHNPVLQQLSVAISSLQRAVFERTWMGDEANMPKTLQEHKALFDAIRHQDGEAAEQAALTMIASSTKRLKEIT, encoded by the coding sequence GTGAAAGGAACCCATAACATGACCAAAACCGATCGCATCATTGTGACGCTGGGCCGCCAGATTGTTGGCGGGAAATATGTACCGGGCGCGGCACTGCCCGCTGAAGCGGATCTGTGCGAGGAGTTTGAAACCTCGCGCAACATCATTCGCGAAGTGTATCGCTCGCTGATGGCGAAGCGGCTCATTGAGATGAAGCGTTATCGCGGCGCGTTTGTCGCGCCCCGTAATCAGTGGAACTACCTCGATACCGAGGTGCTCCAGTGGGTGCTGGAACATGACGACGATCCGCGCCTGATTGCCTCGATGAGCGAAGTGCGCAACCTGGTTGAGCCGGCTATCGCCCGTTGGGCGGCAGAGCGCGCCACCTCAAGCGATCTGGCGCGTATTGAGGCGGCGCTGAATGACATGATTGCCAACAACCAGGATCGCGACGCCTTCAACGAGGCAGACATCCGTTATCACGAAGCGGTGCTGGAGGCGGTGCATAACCCGGTGCTGCAACAGCTCAGCGTGGCGATCAGCTCCCTGCAGCGGGCTGTGTTCGAGCGTACCTGGATGGGCGATGAGGCCAACATGCCGAAAACGCTCCAGGAGCATAAAGCGCTGTTCGATGCGATACGGCATCAGGACGGCGAGGCGGCGGAGCAGGCGGCATTAACGATGATTGCCAGCTCGACAAAAAGGCTTAAGGAAATCACATGA
- the hok gene encoding Protein hok: MKLLRSTLFWCVLMICITLLMFTFLTRHSLCELRLKDGQREFAAFLAYESGK, encoded by the coding sequence ATGAAACTGCTGCGAAGCACCCTGTTCTGGTGTGTATTAATGATATGTATAACGTTGTTAATGTTCACATTTCTGACGCGTCATTCGCTGTGCGAACTGAGGCTGAAGGACGGGCAAAGGGAGTTTGCTGCGTTTCTGGCTTACGAATCCGGTAAGTAG
- the dgoA gene encoding 2-dehydro-3-deoxy-6-phosphogalactonate aldolase has product MQWQNKLPLIAILRGITPDEAHDHVAAVIDAGFDAVEIPLNSPQWRTSIAAMVKAFGDRALIGAGTVLKPEQVDELAEMGSKLVVTPNIQPEVIRRAVSYGMTVCPGCATATEAFNALEAGAQALKIFPSAAFGPDYIKALKAVLPPEIPVFAVGGVTPENLAVWLKAGCTGAGLGSDLYRAGQPVERTVAQAKAFVKAYREAVQ; this is encoded by the coding sequence ATGCAGTGGCAGAATAAACTTCCGCTCATCGCCATCCTACGCGGCATCACGCCCGACGAGGCGCACGACCACGTTGCGGCGGTCATCGACGCCGGGTTCGACGCAGTGGAAATCCCGCTTAATTCGCCGCAGTGGCGCACCAGTATCGCCGCGATGGTCAAAGCGTTTGGCGATCGCGCGCTGATTGGCGCAGGCACGGTGTTAAAGCCGGAGCAGGTGGATGAACTGGCAGAGATGGGCAGCAAGCTTGTCGTCACGCCCAATATTCAGCCGGAGGTTATCAGGCGCGCGGTGAGCTACGGCATGACCGTCTGCCCGGGATGCGCCACGGCGACCGAGGCGTTCAACGCCCTCGAAGCGGGCGCGCAGGCGCTGAAAATCTTCCCGTCCGCCGCTTTCGGCCCCGATTACATCAAAGCATTAAAAGCCGTACTGCCGCCGGAGATCCCGGTGTTTGCGGTCGGCGGCGTCACGCCGGAGAACCTGGCGGTGTGGCTGAAAGCAGGCTGCACCGGCGCCGGGCTTGGCAGCGATCTCTATCGCGCCGGACAGCCGGTTGAGCGCACGGTCGCGCAGGCGAAAGCATTTGTTAAGGCGTATCGGGAGGCAGTGCAATGA
- the dgoK gene encoding 2-dehydro-3-deoxygalactonokinase has translation MTSRYIAIDWGSTNLRAWLYQDEQCLESRQSEAGVTRLNGRTPEAVLAQVTEGWRDDATPVVMAGMVGSNAGWKIAPYLPCPARFADIGSQLTTVAERVFIIPGLCVSRDDNRNVMRGEETQLLGARELAPAPLYIMPGTHCKWVQADAQQVNDFRTVMTGELHHLLLTHSLIGAGLPEQQSDADAFAAGLEQGAETDAPLTRLFEVRAAHVLGSLAREHVAEFLSGLLIGNEVASQLRHWQPGRTSPLTLVASPSLASRYQCALSLLGYTARALEGDRAFQTGIRSLAHAVAE, from the coding sequence ATGACATCTCGCTACATCGCTATCGACTGGGGTTCCACCAATCTGCGCGCCTGGCTTTACCAGGATGAACAGTGCCTGGAAAGCAGGCAATCGGAGGCGGGCGTCACCCGCCTCAACGGCAGAACCCCCGAAGCGGTGTTAGCGCAGGTGACCGAAGGCTGGCGCGATGACGCCACGCCCGTGGTAATGGCGGGCATGGTCGGCAGCAACGCAGGCTGGAAAATCGCCCCTTATCTGCCTTGTCCGGCCCGTTTTGCCGATATCGGCAGCCAGCTCACCACGGTGGCGGAACGCGTCTTTATTATCCCTGGTCTGTGCGTGAGCCGGGACGATAACCGCAACGTCATGCGCGGTGAGGAAACCCAGTTGCTCGGCGCCCGCGAGCTGGCCCCCGCGCCGCTCTACATCATGCCCGGCACGCACTGCAAATGGGTACAGGCGGATGCGCAGCAGGTAAATGATTTCCGCACGGTAATGACCGGCGAGCTGCACCATCTTTTGTTAACCCATTCATTGATTGGCGCGGGCCTGCCTGAACAGCAGTCGGACGCCGATGCTTTTGCCGCGGGCCTTGAACAGGGCGCTGAAACCGACGCGCCGCTGACCCGCCTGTTTGAAGTTCGCGCCGCCCATGTGCTGGGAAGCCTTGCCCGCGAACACGTCGCCGAATTTCTTTCCGGGTTGCTGATTGGCAATGAAGTGGCAAGTCAGCTTCGCCACTGGCAGCCAGGCCGCACGTCCCCTCTCACGCTGGTCGCCAGCCCTTCGCTTGCCAGCCGTTACCAGTGCGCCCTGTCGCTGCTGGGATATACGGCCCGGGCGCTTGAAGGCGACCGCGCATTTCAGACAGGCATAAGGAGTCTCGCTCATGCAGTGGCAGAATAA
- the dgoD gene encoding D-galactonate dehydratase — protein sequence MKITKLTTYRLPPRWMFLKIETDEGVVGWGEPVIEGRARTVEAAVHELGEYLIGQDPARINDLWQVMYRGGFYRGGPILMSAIAGIDQALWDIKGKVLNAPVWQLMGGLVRDKIKAYSWVGGDRPAEVIAGIKTLRQIGFDTFKLNGCEELGIIDDSRKVDAAVNTVAQIREEFGSDIEFGLDFHGRVSAPMAKILIKELEPYRPLFIEEPVLAEQAEYYPRLAAQTHIPIAAGERMFSRFEFKRVLEAGGLAILQPDLSHAGGITECAKIAAMAEAYDVGLAPHCPLGPVALAACLHIDFISRNAVFQEQSMGIHYNQGAELLDFVKNKDDFKMEGGYFQPLMKPGLGVEIDEEQVIARSQQCADWRNPLWRHADGSVAEW from the coding sequence ATGAAAATAACCAAACTAACGACATACCGTTTACCCCCCCGTTGGATGTTTCTGAAGATTGAAACTGACGAAGGTGTGGTGGGCTGGGGCGAGCCGGTCATTGAAGGACGGGCGCGGACGGTCGAGGCGGCGGTGCATGAGCTGGGCGAATACCTGATTGGCCAGGATCCGGCGCGCATCAACGACCTGTGGCAGGTGATGTATCGCGGCGGCTTTTACCGCGGCGGCCCGATCCTGATGAGCGCTATCGCCGGTATCGACCAGGCGTTGTGGGATATTAAAGGCAAAGTGCTGAACGCGCCGGTGTGGCAGTTAATGGGCGGTCTGGTGCGCGATAAAATCAAAGCGTACAGCTGGGTTGGCGGCGACCGTCCGGCAGAAGTTATCGCCGGTATTAAAACGCTGCGCCAGATAGGTTTTGATACGTTTAAATTAAACGGCTGCGAAGAATTAGGCATTATTGATGATTCGCGTAAAGTCGACGCGGCGGTGAATACCGTGGCGCAGATCCGTGAAGAATTTGGCAGCGATATCGAATTTGGGCTTGATTTCCACGGTCGCGTCAGCGCGCCGATGGCGAAAATATTAATTAAAGAGCTGGAGCCGTACCGCCCGTTATTTATTGAAGAGCCGGTATTAGCCGAGCAGGCGGAATATTATCCGCGTCTCGCCGCACAAACGCATATTCCTATTGCGGCGGGCGAGCGTATGTTCTCGCGCTTTGAATTTAAACGCGTGCTGGAAGCGGGCGGGCTGGCGATTCTGCAACCCGATTTATCGCATGCGGGCGGCATTACCGAGTGCGCGAAAATCGCCGCGATGGCGGAGGCGTATGACGTCGGCCTTGCGCCGCATTGCCCGCTCGGGCCTGTCGCGCTGGCGGCCTGTCTGCATATCGATTTCATCTCGCGCAATGCGGTGTTCCAGGAGCAGAGCATGGGCATCCACTATAACCAGGGCGCCGAGCTGCTTGATTTCGTTAAAAATAAAGATGATTTCAAAATGGAAGGCGGTTACTTCCAGCCGTTGATGAAGCCAGGGCTTGGCGTGGAGATCGACGAAGAACAGGTGATAGCGCGCAGTCAGCAATGCGCCGACTGGCGCAATCCGTTGTGGCGGCATGCCGATGGTTCCGTTGCCGAGTGGTAA